The DNA segment GATCAGCAGCAGGTCTTGCCAGCGATGATGGGTTTTCAAGTACTCGCGGGAATCGGGTATCTGGGCTAGATACGGCAACGGACTGGGGATGGAGACAGCTTTCATATGTGATTATGATAAAAGCCTGCAGATGAGAGCTTTAACGTAACGGATTAAAGCTCTCTTGACTTTTGTTACACCTCTGCGTTACTTATAGCACCTGATGCCGCTTCGCCGTCACCCCGTGCGGTACACCCTGTGGTTAGCCCGAACCGGCGCAGCCCCGCGAACCTTATCGTTACCGGTGTGGATTCCGGTGGTAGTAATCGTGGCGTTGCTGGCCTGGAGCGGACTGAATATCTGGCTCTGGCAACGCACGGCTGAGATGCGCAACCTGCAAATTCAGCTCGTTAGCCTCTCAGACCAGGCCCGCAAACTTAACAATCAACTTGCGGCTGAACGCACCCGCAATAATGCCCTGAGTCAGGATGCCCAGAGCATCCTCAGGCAGTTGCAGGTATTGGAAACCGAGATTAACACCCTACGCGAGCGGGCCGGAATGCCCAAAATCAAGCTCGTACCTACCCGCAACGAAAGCGGGGGGCGTGGCGGCGCCTCGGTTCCTGTGGAACTCGAGGATGTTCTCAAGTACGCCAGCCAGCAGACCGCGGCCTTTACCCAAAAGCTGAGCGAAGTCTCCCCTGCCCTCACAGAAACCCTCCAGCGGGAAGCCGCCATGCCCTATGGCTACCCCCTTCGGGGGCACACCCGTATCACCTCGCACTTTGGCTACCGCCGCAGCCCTTTTGGCTGGGGTTTTGAGTTTCACAACGGGATTGATTTCCCCGCCTCCTACGGCACCGCCGTACGGGTAACCGGGGCCGGAGAGGTGATTGAGGCAGGCTGGAAAGGGCCTTTTGGTCTGGCCGTGGTGGTGGATCACGGCTATGGCTACCGCACCCTGTATGGTCATCTGTCCTCTATTTCGGTACGGGTAGGGCAAAGCCTCGAGCGCGGCGACCTGGTGGGGTTGGTCGGCTCGACAGGTCGCTCCACCGGCCCGCACCTGCACTACACGGTCTTCCGCAACGGCGACGAAGTGAATCCCGCCGCGTATCTGGACTGAGCACACAAGATCAAGGTCAAGGGTTTTTGTGTTAACTGTGTGCTGGACGCAATAGTTGTACAAAATTTATAGACAGATTCCGCAGGGTATGATCCAGGGGTTGGTTTGCAAGGGCTCACTTGAAAGTGAAAAGTTCGCAGATGAAAGCAGGGGTGTAGACTATGGCGGTGTTAGGCGGAGGACGTAAACCCAACCCAGCTGCGCTCACCTACGTGAGCGAGGGCAGTGAGATTGAAGGCAACCTGAAGGCGGCGGGTAGCGCCCGCATAGATGGGAAGGTCAAGGGTTCGATCATTGTCGAGGGCGACCTCGAGGTCGGGAGCAACGCCCACATCGAGGGCGAACAGGTGAGGGCTAACAACATCATCGTGCATGGGCAGATCAACGCCCAGGTCATCGCCAGTGGCAAACTACACATCACCAAGAGCGCACGGGTGGAGGGCGATGTGCGGGCCATGTCGCTCGATGTGGAGGCAGGCGCGGTTTTCGTGGGTCGCAGCCAGACCGGCGAACCCAGGGCTTTACCCCAGAGCACCAAGGCCGGTAATAGCTGAGAGCCGAAGAGCAAAAGCTGAGTGAATCCTGGTCAGGCATCACCTGGCCCTGCCTCCTTCCGAAGTAGGCTGGTAGGGTCATGGCGAAAGAGCCTCACCCCCTTGCCTCGAGCGTCACCCTGACAGTACCGCTCTGGGTGGTGGCTATGCTGCCGGTCTTGCTGATTGCGGCGGTGCTTTTTTGGTGGGATCGAAGTTTTAGCGAACGCACCCGTCTGGCCGCGCTGGAAACCCAGGCCCGCAAACTGAGTCTGGAGCTCGAGGCCGAAAAAAGCCGCAACGAGGCCTACAGCATCGAGGCGGTACAGCTGCAGCAAAGCCTGAAGGTGCTGGAGGCCGAAATCAACCGCCTGCGGGTTAAGGCGGGCTTGCCCAGAATTCGCCTGGTGCCCGAACCCGTCCAGCCCAACCAGGCGCCTCCCAGGCCAGAAAATGCCCCCAGGGGTGCGGGCGAACCCATTGAGCTGGGCGAGTTGTTGCTTAGCCTGCGTTCCCAGATAGGGGGTTTTGCGGCGGAGCTCGAGGCCACAGCCCTGGCCCTCCATAACCCCCTCCCCCCCGACCCCAGCCCAGGCCGCATTTTTCGTCGCGCCCCCCCTCCCCTGGCCCGTATACCCCAAACCCCCGACCCGGCGCAGTTTATACCCACCGGCCTGCCCTTGCTGGCCGAGAGCCGTCTCACCTCTACCTTCGGCTACCGCGCCAACCCCTTTGGCGGAGGAGCCTACGAGTTCCACAACGGCGTAGATTTTGCTGCCCCCGAGGGCACGCCGGTGTATGCCACAGCCTCCGGTACGGTGAGCGAGATGGGCTGGAACCCCATCTTTGGGCTGATGGTACTGATTGACCACGGCAACGGCCTGCACACCCTGTACGGCCACCTTTCGTCGTCGTATGTTGAAAAAGGTCAGCAGGTCGAGCAAAGCCGCCTGATTGGGGCTGTGGGCTCTACCGGGCGTTCCACCGGGCCGCACCTGCATTACACGGTTTATCGCTACGGGGTAGCGGTTGACCCCATGCCTTATGTGGGCGATGCCTCTGGCCGGTAGTTTTGCGCGGAACGATTTTTCGGCAAAAATTTGAACCCCGTTCAAGCAGGGGGGGTTTCGCCCCTTTCTCATTCTGCGGTATAAGATAGGGCGTTATGGCCTTAGAGCGGCTTTTCCGCCGTCGCCGGGCTCAGGGCGAGGCGAGGGATATTCCCGAGCTATGGGTCAAGTGCCCCAAGTGCGACGCGCAAATCTACAAGAAAGACCTCGAGACCAACCTGCACGTCTGCCCCAAATGCAACCACCACCTGCGCATGTCCGCCGACAAGCGCATCGAGATGCTCGCAGACGTGGGCACCTTCGAGCAGATCACCGGCCTCAAACCCGCCGACCCCCTGGGCTTTGTAGACACCGAGCCCTATCCCAAGCGCCTCGAGCGCTACCAGAAAGAAGCCGGGCGCCCCGATGCCATCGTGGGTGGGCGTTGCACCATTGGCGGTGTGCCCAGCGTGCTGCTGGCCATGGACTACGCCTTTGCAGGGGGCTCGATGGGTAGCGTGGTGGGCGAGGAAATTACCCGTGGCATCGAGCTGGCCGCCCAGGAAAACCGGGCAGTGGTGATCGTCTCGGTCTCGGGGGGAGCGCGGATGCAGGAAGCCGCTCTCTCGCTGATGCAGATGGCCAAAACCACCCTGGCGCTAGACCGGCTCTGGGCCCAAAAACTGCCCTATGTCTCGATCCTTACCGACCCTACCACGGGCGGGGTAACGGCCAGTTTTGCGGCCATTGCCGACGTGATTCTGGCCGAACCCGGCGCCTTGATTGGCTTTGCCGGGCCGCGGGTCATTAAGCAG comes from the Meiothermus sp. CFH 77666 genome and includes:
- a CDS encoding M23 family metallopeptidase, encoding MAKEPHPLASSVTLTVPLWVVAMLPVLLIAAVLFWWDRSFSERTRLAALETQARKLSLELEAEKSRNEAYSIEAVQLQQSLKVLEAEINRLRVKAGLPRIRLVPEPVQPNQAPPRPENAPRGAGEPIELGELLLSLRSQIGGFAAELEATALALHNPLPPDPSPGRIFRRAPPPLARIPQTPDPAQFIPTGLPLLAESRLTSTFGYRANPFGGGAYEFHNGVDFAAPEGTPVYATASGTVSEMGWNPIFGLMVLIDHGNGLHTLYGHLSSSYVEKGQQVEQSRLIGAVGSTGRSTGPHLHYTVYRYGVAVDPMPYVGDASGR
- a CDS encoding M23 family metallopeptidase, with product MPLRRHPVRYTLWLARTGAAPRTLSLPVWIPVVVIVALLAWSGLNIWLWQRTAEMRNLQIQLVSLSDQARKLNNQLAAERTRNNALSQDAQSILRQLQVLETEINTLRERAGMPKIKLVPTRNESGGRGGASVPVELEDVLKYASQQTAAFTQKLSEVSPALTETLQREAAMPYGYPLRGHTRITSHFGYRRSPFGWGFEFHNGIDFPASYGTAVRVTGAGEVIEAGWKGPFGLAVVVDHGYGYRTLYGHLSSISVRVGQSLERGDLVGLVGSTGRSTGPHLHYTVFRNGDEVNPAAYLD
- the accD gene encoding acetyl-CoA carboxylase, carboxyltransferase subunit beta; the protein is MALERLFRRRRAQGEARDIPELWVKCPKCDAQIYKKDLETNLHVCPKCNHHLRMSADKRIEMLADVGTFEQITGLKPADPLGFVDTEPYPKRLERYQKEAGRPDAIVGGRCTIGGVPSVLLAMDYAFAGGSMGSVVGEEITRGIELAAQENRAVVIVSVSGGARMQEAALSLMQMAKTTLALDRLWAQKLPYVSILTDPTTGGVTASFAAIADVILAEPGALIGFAGPRVIKQTIRQDLPEGFQRSEFLLKHGMVDQVVDRRQLKETVAMVLKLLHPRTVNHAG
- a CDS encoding polymer-forming cytoskeletal protein, which encodes MAVLGGGRKPNPAALTYVSEGSEIEGNLKAAGSARIDGKVKGSIIVEGDLEVGSNAHIEGEQVRANNIIVHGQINAQVIASGKLHITKSARVEGDVRAMSLDVEAGAVFVGRSQTGEPRALPQSTKAGNS